The region TATCACGATGACGAGTGGGGCGTGCCGCTGCACGACGACCGGGCGCTCTTCGAACTGCTGACGCTGGAGGGCGCGCAGGCGGGGTTGAGCTGGCTGACGATCCTGCGCAAACGGGAAGGCTATCGTCGCGCGTTCGACCAATTCGTGCCGGCGACGGTGGGGCGCTACGGCGAGCGCAAGGTCGAAGCACTGATCGCCGATGCCGGCATCGTGCGCAATCGCGCAAAGATCCTCGCGACGATCAACAACGCCGCCCGCGTGCTCGACGCGCAGCGTGAATTCGGCTCGTTCGATGCGTACGTCTGGCGCTTCGTCGATGGTGCGCCGCGCATCAACTCGCCGTCATCGCTCGCCGAGGTGCCGGCGAAGACGCCGCAGTCCGACGCGATGAGCAAAGACATGAAGAAGCGCGGCTTCAAGTTCGTCGGCTCGACGATCTGCTACGCCTTCATGCAGGCGGCCGGCCTGGTCGACGATCACGTGACGTCGTGCTTCAGGTCCCAGAAGCGCGGATAGTACACCCGATTGACGCAACGGTCACGGATAGAGGACGTTGGCGTCGCTGGGGCAGCGACGATCGATGAGGGGGGCGCCATGAACCAGAGGAGTCGCACATGACCATCGCCGGGCCTGCGTTCGTCGTGCTGTTCGTCGCGGGGGGCGTTCTGCTGGGTGAGTTGCTTGGCACGTTCGGCGATCCCGACGCCACGTTCGACGAGTACTTCGCCGAGCGGGGCAACCGGGCGCGTGACATCGTCGGCGGCTATCTGCTCGCGGCTTCAGGCATGGTGCTCATATGGTTCGCCGTACAACTGCGCCGCGCGCTTCGCGTCGCGGATAACGAAGCATCGTGGCCGGATGTCGCAGGCCTTGCGGGTGCGCTCGCCGGCCTCCTGATCGTCGTCGCGGCGGCGGCGCTCATGACCGTATCGCTCAGCATGGCATTCGGTCGCGGGTTCGGCGATACAGGGCAGTTCGCGTCCGGC is a window of Dehalococcoidia bacterium DNA encoding:
- a CDS encoding DNA-3-methyladenine glycosylase I encodes the protein MTNGTPTRCSWATSDPLYIAYHDDEWGVPLHDDRALFELLTLEGAQAGLSWLTILRKREGYRRAFDQFVPATVGRYGERKVEALIADAGIVRNRAKILATINNAARVLDAQREFGSFDAYVWRFVDGAPRINSPSSLAEVPAKTPQSDAMSKDMKKRGFKFVGSTICYAFMQAAGLVDDHVTSCFRSQKRG